In Bacillus thuringiensis, the DNA window TTTCAAGGTATATCCCCCTTTTGTTCTTTATAGTTCAAGTGGTGGGAAGTTACTTTTGATTTTTTGGATCCAGTTTAAGGCGCGAGATATGTTATTTACTGTTTTTATGCTCTATATTGAATTTGTTTTTACAGTCTACTCGATATGGGAATCTTGGATGATTCAATATATATGGCTGAGATAAAAAACGATTTTCATTATGAAATTACGTGCATTATCATGAACGAAAAGAGTTAATCTTTTTGGAGAACAAATAGGGCTTGGGGTAATTGGTTTACATTATCAAAAAAAGTCCCGCAGCTTTAAATATTTCTGATAGTGATTTTTAATATAAGTTCTAGGTATAACGGTTTCCCCGTAGAAGCTACTGTTTCTAATGTCTCCAGCTCCCGTAGGACTGTGGACAAAATTTCCGCTTTCATAATCCGAGATGGCACGATTTCCTAACGTTTCATTACAAATAGTAATCATGAGGGGATCTACATCAATACCAAGTAAATTTTCATCGTGAACATCTTTGAAAAAGGAACGTATAATTCTCTCCCATCCGCAACCGAAGTCTAAAATTTTACGTTCGTTATTCAAGGGAACACCTAAATTTTGGGCATATGTTTTGACATGGCTATAAAACAAATATGCTTCATAAAGAGCATGTTCATAGGAAGCACCTACAAACTGTTGTTGAATTTCTTCCGGGGGGAACATAGGTACTAGGGTGCCGTTTATCTTTGTTTGTGAGCAACTTTGTATAAATAGATTTAGAAGCTCAATAGCAGATAGTGGACTAACAAGGTTATCAAAATCACTTCCTAACTTAAAGTTATTCATTTGTTAAATCTCCGAATGATGTAGTGATTAACAACTATTTATTTGTTTTTTACTAACAAAAACATGCAAAAATTCAGCATCTAACCCCATTGATCTATCCTTTTGTAAATAAACAATGGTATACATGTTTGCATGTGTATAAATATATTCAATCATATCTTGACCCCAATCAAATGTTACTAAAGACCCATTCTCATCAATAGGATTTCCATGATAAATTGGCTCCTCAATATACTCAATTCCTTCTTTAATGATTCTTGCTCTTTGCAAAGTTTTTGTGAGTGTATGATACCAAGGGACAGTAAAGACATGAGCGCCGCCAGGTTTTAATACACGCTCTATTTCTTTAAAGGCTTTGTTTGGCTCCATTACATGTTCAAAGACATCTTGAGTAATGAACAAATCAAAAGATTCATTTGGAAAAGTCATGTTTTCTAAGTTCTCACATCTAATTCCTTGAAAGTATTGACCGAGAGGATAGTTTTTAAAGTACTGAGAGTATGTATAGTTTTCGCAGTTTTTTATTAGTAGTTGAGTTGTAATTCCTCCAGGAGAGGATTCGTGGATATGATAGGAACCCCATTTTGGAAAAAATGTATTTAAAACATGGATTAAAGCTCGCTGCCTTGGTATAGAGTGGCATGTAGAACATAAGTAATGATCTCTAAGCCAATCATTATGCTCTATAAATGTAGTTTCCTTCTCACAAATAACGCAGTAACCATTATTGTGCTTTAAATTACCTTCCACATGACATCACTCCTGTGTAAAAAATGCATATGACACACACTTCAACAATCAGTGAAATCAAAGAGAGTGGGTGAAAATAAGGAATCCCATAAAAGTAAGATTGGTAGAATGGAATAATTAGCGGGAGAAAACCCCACGCTAATTAAAGTTTCACTTTATGCTATGCGTTACATTCGCTTTTATTCATTGAAAAATGTATCGACTTAGAATATCCCCTTTGTGTACGGATACATTTCAAAGTCTTGTGCATATATTTCTGTAACTAACGCCATTGTTTCTTCATCATAAAAGCTTTCATATGTTGGAAAGCGAGGGAAGGCTGCATCTGTAAGGCTGAGTTCTGCATAGCTTCCTGTATAAAGCATTTTATGAGCGCGATGATGATCTGAATTTGTAAGTAACGCTAAATTGGATTTAATCAAATCGTACGTGTGTTCTATCTTGGTGATTTGTGTATTAAAATCTTCTAAAGGAATATAGTATTGGATGAAATTTTCTTCACCTGGAACGTATTGCTGACTAAAATGTATGTCCATTGCTAGGGAATTTGAACCCAATGCTCGAATGTAATATAAAAATTGTTTAAATGATACTCCACGGTTACTATATTTGTCATTATACAAATAATGGCGGATACTTTCCCATTGAGGGCTAGCGTATGGATTGTCAGCAAGTAATAAAAATGAGCTGACGGCCCTTTTGTAGGGATTCCGTACAAGTTTACAAACATCTTTATTTGATGATAGAAGACCATTTTGTAACTCTGGTATGTAATTTATATTGTTTTTATACACCCAGAACTCATAGTAATGAATAAAGTCATTGTATTTCTTTGCTTCAGTAAATAATCCAATTTGAAAAAAGAACCAATTAGCTAATGCGGTACATCCGCTTCTATGGCTCCAGAATAGTATAAGTGGAAAGTCTTTATGGAAATGTGGGATTCGATCTTTATGTAGGATTACATGATTTAAAAGCTCTTGATTTACATTCTTCATAAATGTAGTGCTCCTTTTTGAAAGTTTTATTTATGGAGAAGGTTTTTTACATAGAATAAACGAGTGAGAATATGGGAAGGGAAGTTTTTATTAATCCAATATATTCATGGGAATGAGTAAATAGTATGAGTGTTTTTTGCGATCATCTTAAATAAGGTGGCGATTCTAAAATGAAAATATAAAATAAAGATAATGAAAATTTATAAGAGGCATATAATTATAAGAGAATAAATAATAGAAGTGACCAAGTTCATGTATTTCTAGGTGTGATAAGCAAAAATCTTATTACTAGAGAGGATATTATGAGGAAGAATAATTATTTAATAGTAGGTGGAAATAGTTTCATTGGTATTAACCTTACATTAGGTTTATTGAAACAAGGTCAAAGTGTAAAAGTATTTTCCAGACATATAAATAATTTTCCTCAAAATATTATAAGTGATGTTGAATTTATTAAAGGTGATTTAGCAAATATTGAAGATATATATAAAGCTTTAGTGAATGTGGATATAATTATTTATTTAGCTGCAACGTCTAATGTAACAACTTCAATTGAAGATGTTTTCGGAGATAGGAACAGTAGCTTTTTTTTTCTTAACTTCATGGAAAGTGTTAAAAATTTTCCTGTTAAAAAAATTGTATTAGCATCTTCTGGAGGCACGGTGTATGGTGAACCTGAATATTTACCTATCGATGAGAAACATTCATTAAAACCACTTTCTCCTTACGGAATAACAAAAGTGACGCTTGAAAATTACTTGTATTTTTATAAGAAAAAATATGGAATTGACTATGTTGTATGTAGATATTCTAATCCATATGGAAAATATCAAAATCCTTTAAAGAAAGTTGGGGCAATAAATTGTTTTTTGTATCAGCATCTCAGTAATGAAAAGATTAATATATATGGGAATCCACAAGAGATTATTCGGGATTATATTTATATTGATGATTTAGTTGAAATTACAATACAACTATCGCAATTAAATCGCTTGAAATCTTGTGTGTATAACATAGGAAGCGGTACAGGACTTTCGTTAAAACGAATTATAGTAGAATTGGAGAAATTAACGGAAAGAAAAGTGGATTTTATCTGTTATAAACAAAAACAAGAAAATGTTCAAAAAATCATTTTAAATATAGATAGGGTAAGACAAGAATGTAATTGGGAACCGAAAATAGATTTCAAAAGTGGAATTAGATTAAATAAGCTATGGATTGAAGAGTTTTTATATAGTAAAAAATAATAAACCATGCCCTACTTGTGTATAAGTAGAGCGTGGTTTATTATTTTATTTCCTTTTTTATTACCCAAAGGTCTTGATGTTCCCACCAAAAACCTTCAGTGTATTTTTTGATGACAGGGTTATAGGGTAATAATTTAATTTTGGCACATACGTAAGAAGGGCTAACGATCGTTTGCCCGTATTGATGAACATCTAAATCCAATTGTTCACTAGAGGGGAGAAACCAATAACCCTGTTTATTTAAATCTGGAAAGCTGAAGTACTTTTTACTTTGATAACCATGAGTTGTAAAAATGAATAAGCCGCCAGGAGAAACAGCGTTATACAATGTTTGAAGCCAACGAAACCAAGTTGTATCAGGCATATGAGAAAAAAAGGATAGACAAAAAACGATATCATACATAGACGAGGCCAAATTTACTTGTTCAGGTTCAGGATGAGATAAGATAGAAGAAGTATTTAATGTACGTTCAATAAAAGTAATAGCCTCTTCATGTATATCGCAAGTAGTTATACTTAAGTTCGTTTGTAGGTTTAATAAATGACGTGTTACGCAGCCATATCCGGATGCGAATTCTAATAATTTTATTGGCGTGTCTATAGGAGGATAAAAGGAAGTAATCAAATCTAAGAGTGTTTCTGCGGATTTTCTCCCATCTTGAAAATAATAATCTATCGCTTCTTTTTTAGATGGGAAGACTGGATTCGTGACAAGGAATTGAAAGATATGATCCTCTGGATGGATATTTGCATTTACATTGTAGTTGTGTGCAATTTGAGAAACCAAATCTTTATTTGCCTTTATAAATTCTTTCAAAGAGTAACCCTCCTTAAATTATAGTAACGTCTTACAAGAGATACTGATGGCGAAGAAAATATATCATTCAATCTTCAAATATGCTTTAAGGTACTTTCTATATGTGTACATTTTCTTTTTTGATATGTCGTCGATAGTAAAGGTTTCTTTAATGAAATTCTGCATTTGTACAACTTCACTGTAATGGGAATATGAATCTTCTGTTCTCGTTACGCTATTTGTATGCCGTCTATGGTAGTTTAGGGGTTTGGGATTGAAATAAATATTCCCCTCTTTAAGAATAGAAACATAGAAAAACCAATCACCGGCTACTTTAAACTTTTCTAATTGTTTTTCTGTTGCTTGTATATCTATGTTTTTAAAAACTACACTTGAGACATTAGGTATGGTGTTTTTGATAAGTAACGTATCTTGTATTTCATCTGTCCCTTTTCGAAAATAAGAACTTTTCCATTTTTCTTTATCGATATCATTTGTGTAATCTAAATAATGATTGGCCAGGATATTTCCTCGTTCATCTATTTGTTTTGATTGTGTGTAGCTTAAGGTAACATCACCATGTATATGAAACCCTTGTATGACTTCTTCTAAAAATGTCTGATCACATAAGTCATCGGCCTCTGCAATCCAAATATAATCACCGGTTACTGCAGAGACGCCTTTTATCCATTGTTTAAATACAGAACCAGAGTTTTTATCATTAATAATCTGCTGAACTTTTAGGTGAGGTTTATTTTCGTTTGAGAGCAGCTGTTCAAATATAGATACGCTATTGTCAGTGGAGGCATCGTCTAGGAAAATTAGTTCGTAAAGGGGATAGGTTTGGTTTAATATTGATTTAACTCGGTCAGGTAAGTATTTTTCGTAATTATAATTCGGTATGATTACGCTTATTTTTTTATAATTATGCTCAAGCAGGTTTAATAATTGATAAATGTAATGAAGAAAGTTGAAATCTTTTTCAATAAGTTCTTGGCCAAAGCAACCTTTTTGTAATCGTAAATCCTCATCCCCAATAAATTCATATATTCTTTCCAGCATCTTCGGTAAATTTAAAAAGTCTACTAAGGCACCAGTTTGTTCCGTAACAACATCTTCAAAACCTCCAGCGTTTTTAAATCCTATAACAGGGACTTTTGTATCTAATGCTTCTAAAACAACGTTTGGAAAAGGATCTTCTCTTGAAGTTAATAAATATAAATCAGCCCCGGCGTTATATAAACCGATATCTGGAGTAGGCTCCACTAATGTGAAATGTGCTGTATATCTTGGGGAGAGTGTATTTAAAAAGTGAACATCCGTTCTCCCTACCCAGATAAAATGAATATTCGTATGAACCTTTCTTACTGAGTAAGCAATAAGCGAGAATAAATCTATCCCTTTTCGATGATCAGCGAAACCTACCCCCAAAATAATTTTGCTGTCTAGAGGCAGGTTGTGTTTTTTTCGTAATTCGTTTCTAGCCTTTGTAATATTGTTCTTATAAGGATTGTGGTTAAACAAACCTTGAGGGAGGATGTGGCATTTTTGATGATCTAATTGGGCGATTGTACGGAATTTTTCATACACGTACTGTGAAGGGAAGACAATTTTGTAAGCAAACTCGGCAATATTTCTCGCTTTTCCTTCGGCGGAGTACTGTTGTATTAAATGTGGCAATTCATGTATTAATGAAATAACTTTTATATTGTGTTTAGTTAGTAATGCAACTATATCACCACTTATTACGGTACTACATATGGCGATGGTGTAGTCTTGTGATAATAACTTCTTTATTAATAATGCGACCTTTTCTTCCGTTGGGTAGTCTTCCTCTAGGCAATAAACAGGACCATACTTTTGAAAATCGTGGATTAAAATGCCCGTTCCAATAGAAATAATTGCGACGGAGTAATGAAAGTTTTCTTTAAGAGCTTTAATAGTATGTAAAGAAAGCAGTTGTGCTCCGTGGAAATGGGCATCATGGGATACATAAATGATCTTCTTATTAACATGCATTTCATAACGCCTCCTAAGTTAATTAGATTTTTAGTAAATGCATGGTGTATTTATAATTCCTAGAGAGAAGTGGTAGGAGATAATTGTGAATGTACTCGAAATAAAAAATGCTACCTTTAATATATATTTGTTTGGCTTGATATTCATTCTTTAGAAAGGTGTAAGTGGTAAGAAAGAAAGTATAAACTGTCGATTATGAAAGTGACTGCACCAGTTTATTAATTTCTAGGAACGAAGTATAAATGAAGCAGGTTCAATGCCCTTTAGAATTTATAAAATAAAAAGGATAAAAGGTATTGACGATTAGAGTATAGAGGTGTAATATAGAACAAGTCGCCGATGCAATAACGCAGAACGCGGCAAACAAAATGAAAAACTTAGTTGACATTAACTAACGAAGATGTTAACATAAGGAAGTCGCAAATGAGCGACCAAGTAGTTCTTTGAAAACTGAACGAAACAAACAACGTGAAACGTCAATTTTTATTTTTAGATGCTAGACAAACTAACTTTATTGGAGAGTTTGATCCTGGCTCAGGATGAACGCTGGCGGCGTGCCTAATACATGCAAGTCGAGCGAATGGATTGAGAGCTTGCTCTCAAGAAGTTAGCGGCGGACGGGTGAGTAACACGTGGGTAACCTGCCCATAAGACTGGGATAACTCCGGGAAACCGGGGCTAATACCGGATAACATTTTGAACTGCATGGTTCGAAATTGAAAGGCGGCTTCGGCTGTCACTTATGGATGGACCCGCGTCGCATTAGCTAGTTGGTGAGGTAACGGCTCACCAAGGCAACGATGCGTAGCCGACCTGAGAGGGTGATCGGCCACACTGGGACTGAGACACGGCCCAGACTCCTACGGGAGGCAGCAGTAGGGAATCTTCCGCAATGGACGAAAGTCTGACGGAGCAACGCCGCGTGAGTGATGAAGGCTTTCGGGTCGTAAAACTCTGTTGTTAGGGAAGAACAAGTGCTAGTTGAATAAGCTGGCACCTTGACGGTACCTAACCAGAAAGCCACGGCTAACTACGTGCCAGCAGCCGCGGTAATACGTAGGTGGCAAGCGTTATCCGGAATTATTGGGCGTAAAGCGCGCGCAGGTGGTTTCTTAAGTCTGATGTGAAAGCCCACGGCTCAACCGTGGAGGGTCATTGGAAACTGGGAGACTTGAGTGCAGAAGAGGAAAGTGGAATTCCATGTGTAGCGGTGAAATGCGTAGAGATATGGAGGAACACCAGTGGCGAAGGCGACTTTCTGGTCTGTAACTGACACTGAGGCGCGAAAGCGTGGGGAGCAAACAGGATTAGATACCCTGGTAGTCCACGCCGTAAACGATGA includes these proteins:
- a CDS encoding class I SAM-dependent methyltransferase; the protein is MEGNLKHNNGYCVICEKETTFIEHNDWLRDHYLCSTCHSIPRQRALIHVLNTFFPKWGSYHIHESSPGGITTQLLIKNCENYTYSQYFKNYPLGQYFQGIRCENLENMTFPNESFDLFITQDVFEHVMEPNKAFKEIERVLKPGGAHVFTVPWYHTLTKTLQRARIIKEGIEYIEEPIYHGNPIDENGSLVTFDWGQDMIEYIYTHANMYTIVYLQKDRSMGLDAEFLHVFVSKKQINSC
- a CDS encoding sulfotransferase family 2 domain-containing protein, which produces MKNVNQELLNHVILHKDRIPHFHKDFPLILFWSHRSGCTALANWFFFQIGLFTEAKKYNDFIHYYEFWVYKNNINYIPELQNGLLSSNKDVCKLVRNPYKRAVSSFLLLADNPYASPQWESIRHYLYNDKYSNRGVSFKQFLYYIRALGSNSLAMDIHFSQQYVPGEENFIQYYIPLEDFNTQITKIEHTYDLIKSNLALLTNSDHHRAHKMLYTGSYAELSLTDAAFPRFPTYESFYDEETMALVTEIYAQDFEMYPYTKGIF
- a CDS encoding NAD-dependent epimerase/dehydratase family protein, coding for MRKNNYLIVGGNSFIGINLTLGLLKQGQSVKVFSRHINNFPQNIISDVEFIKGDLANIEDIYKALVNVDIIIYLAATSNVTTSIEDVFGDRNSSFFFLNFMESVKNFPVKKIVLASSGGTVYGEPEYLPIDEKHSLKPLSPYGITKVTLENYLYFYKKKYGIDYVVCRYSNPYGKYQNPLKKVGAINCFLYQHLSNEKINIYGNPQEIIRDYIYIDDLVEITIQLSQLNRLKSCVYNIGSGTGLSLKRIIVELEKLTERKVDFICYKQKQENVQKIILNIDRVRQECNWEPKIDFKSGIRLNKLWIEEFLYSKK
- a CDS encoding class I SAM-dependent methyltransferase; translation: MKEFIKANKDLVSQIAHNYNVNANIHPEDHIFQFLVTNPVFPSKKEAIDYYFQDGRKSAETLLDLITSFYPPIDTPIKLLEFASGYGCVTRHLLNLQTNLSITTCDIHEEAITFIERTLNTSSILSHPEPEQVNLASSMYDIVFCLSFFSHMPDTTWFRWLQTLYNAVSPGGLFIFTTHGYQSKKYFSFPDLNKQGYWFLPSSEQLDLDVHQYGQTIVSPSYVCAKIKLLPYNPVIKKYTEGFWWEHQDLWVIKKEIK
- a CDS encoding glycosyltransferase, with translation MHVNKKIIYVSHDAHFHGAQLLSLHTIKALKENFHYSVAIISIGTGILIHDFQKYGPVYCLEEDYPTEEKVALLIKKLLSQDYTIAICSTVISGDIVALLTKHNIKVISLIHELPHLIQQYSAEGKARNIAEFAYKIVFPSQYVYEKFRTIAQLDHQKCHILPQGLFNHNPYKNNITKARNELRKKHNLPLDSKIILGVGFADHRKGIDLFSLIAYSVRKVHTNIHFIWVGRTDVHFLNTLSPRYTAHFTLVEPTPDIGLYNAGADLYLLTSREDPFPNVVLEALDTKVPVIGFKNAGGFEDVVTEQTGALVDFLNLPKMLERIYEFIGDEDLRLQKGCFGQELIEKDFNFLHYIYQLLNLLEHNYKKISVIIPNYNYEKYLPDRVKSILNQTYPLYELIFLDDASTDNSVSIFEQLLSNENKPHLKVQQIINDKNSGSVFKQWIKGVSAVTGDYIWIAEADDLCDQTFLEEVIQGFHIHGDVTLSYTQSKQIDERGNILANHYLDYTNDIDKEKWKSSYFRKGTDEIQDTLLIKNTIPNVSSVVFKNIDIQATEKQLEKFKVAGDWFFYVSILKEGNIYFNPKPLNYHRRHTNSVTRTEDSYSHYSEVVQMQNFIKETFTIDDISKKKMYTYRKYLKAYLKIE